TGCATCCTTCTGGATCCTCACAACCTGAGAACAGTGTGACAGATTATTTATATTAAACACAGCAAAGTAAATTGattttggattttatttttaattaattcattggTCTATCACAAAATAGAGAGAAAACGCTGCTTCAAATGTCCCAGAGCCCTGTGTCCTCATGAAGACACGAGGCTCTGGGACATTGAGCCTTGTTATGTTTATTATAGAATTATGCTTATTTCTAACCAGATATTCAAATTGTCTGTGCCACATCATCATTTGAAAAGAATACAGGTAGTGCCTCTGCACGTGAATAAGTTTAAGCACACCTAAATGTTTCTCCCCTGCTTCTCCTGCAGGCTGAGCTTCAGCAAGTCGTTGTACTGATGTTCCTCTAAATCCTTCCCAGCATCAGCAGacctgagagaacagaaaatacCTTTCAATCAAATAAATCTGTTCTTTTGTTCTGCTTTTAATCTGGTGCTTCATTCACTGACTCACTTGGTTTTCTTCTGCCTTTGGCTGAGCAAGAACTTGATAAAGTTTTTCTGCACCATTGAATCCATGATTTTGCTGAATTCGCTGGCGATGGTAGACTCAGCGTACCTCTTCCTCGGGTTCTGCTCGTCTTCACTGAGAGGcaacaaagacacaaatatAAAAATCAGATTATTTCTTTGACCCTCTTATTCCCTCTCCTCACACTCAATAGTGGTCAGATCCTGTCATATCTTAAAGACTTAATAGTATCTTATTATTAGTGCTTTGTGATACTGGAAATTTTGGTATCGAACCGATAGCGAGTAAATACATAGTCAGTGTTGCTGATACCAGTAACACCTTTCAGCTTGTCATGTACTTtgaagctgtttttgtttttagagacCTGTAAATCTGTCTGTCTCTAAATCCCTTTGGGtcaacttctgttgtttaaCTGTGCTGtaggctataaataaaatagacgcGACAGTGTCGATCCTCTCGTGCTAGTATCAGTCCAATACCAGTACTAGCACTGGTATGATCGATATTTGGATCGATCTGCCCACCTCTACTTATAATCCAAACAGAGCTCttccctatatatatatatatatatatacatatatatatatatatatatatatatatatatatatatatatatatatatatatatatatatatatatatatatatatatatatatatatatacatatatacaaccATTTGTGCTTAGtagaaacatatttatttttctaatatATCTGCAATTCACTTCCTGATCCTTCTGCTGCTCAAACAAGTGAATTTCCCCAGTTTGGGATACACATTCTTCTTCCCCGCTGTCACCAAGCTCTGCTCACAGGGGATCGCCTGCTTTTTCTCTAATATTGCAGGATCTTTGTCTCACACTATTTGGCCTCTCAAGGTGACTTTtgttattgttatatttttttggTTATTTGTTCAACCTTTTGATTgctaaaattaaagaaaatgatgaaaagATTTCCAGACGTGTAATTCTATCTGACCAAGAGTCAAATCCTCACATCCAAGAAGCAGAGGATTTTCCTTTTTGTAGATTTGATTAATAAGCAGCTCAACTAATCATAAAAATTGTAGTTTTAACCAATTAGCCATTTAACTTGTCCACATCAGCCACATTATTACAGTGTACTGTATTATAGCAGCAGAATATGGACCCTGATAGCTTCCTTGTCATATGATTGTTaggttttctccatttttcttgTATTATTGTGaggtttttaccttacaattcAAAGCACCTTGAGGAAACTGTTCGTGTGATTtcgcactatataaataaatctgaactGATTTTAACTGAATTATCAAAGATATAATAAAATGTGGTATAAAGTacttattattatgtatttaagGAGTCACGCTATTATAAATTGTGTTGACATACTGGGGGAAAAATAGTCAGCTAAGCACACGGAGAAAAGTTTGGAAGCcatttaaataattatattAAATTCAAGCTCATTATGCAGATAAAAGGACTTCCTGCTGCACTGAGGCAAGGTTTCCAATCTTTTGTGATTGAAGTACCCCCCACAGTAACCCATTTCTACCCCATACTGTCACGTTCAGactgtattcattaaaatgtttaaccCACAAGTCAATTAAAAGTATAAATTCcaatttaagatgttttttttcagaATATTTTCTAACATTTAAGATTTGTCTTCACAGCTGTGACCTGCCATGCACTATATTGTGATAAATAATCCCCCACTATAAgcctttacatttattttcctctgcaaacacaaacatatatGAATATTTTTACAATTTCATAATCAtatcttttttgcttttattaatcccaacttttacattttaagtcAAGCTAAATATGAGTTTTGCTGTATCTGAACCTCACTGTCCTATAGAACAGTGAGGTTCAAATACAGCAAAACAGTAGACTGTACACAGTCTACAGTTCACTCCAAAGTTTAATTTATAAGCATTCAATGTTATAAAATTCtctaaaattaaatatataaagtaaatgcaagtaaaaaagttttaaaatcaTTGGAATTTTGAGCCACCTTGTCTTATAAATATTGCCGTTAAATCCAATTATCACTCAGTATATTCAGGGGAAACAAGCATGTAAAGCATACAATGAGACTTACGCCATCTCTTCTGGTTTTGCATGCAGGGCTCCCAGCAGGCAGATGATCAGAAGTTTGAAAAACAAAGCCTTCATGATGACctgaaagcaaaaacagagattGTTGGAGAAAGGTCCACACTTAGTTCAACAACTTTAAGCAACCTGGAGGAAAGGTGAGCATATTCTGCAGCTCAAACCAAGTGTGTGAGCAGTTACATGAAATCCATTCAAGTATATTTTCTCACCTTTGAATAAAACGTCTTTAAAGCAGGCA
Above is a genomic segment from Maylandia zebra isolate NMK-2024a linkage group LG8, Mzebra_GT3a, whole genome shotgun sequence containing:
- the gip gene encoding gastric inhibitory polypeptide codes for the protein MKALFFKLLIICLLGALHAKPEEMAEDEQNPRKRYAESTIASEFSKIMDSMVQKNFIKFLLSQRQKKTKSADAGKDLEEHQYNDLLKLSLQEKQGRNI